The following proteins come from a genomic window of Bacillota bacterium:
- a CDS encoding glucose-1-phosphate thymidylyltransferase — MKALVLAGGKGTRLRPVTYTLPKQLVPVANRPILHYVMDQIADCGIREVGVILAPETAEQVTAALEANPWGFELTFVRQEAPLGLAHAVKVARGFLGDEPFLMYLGDNLVGEPVRQVVERFRERGADALILLKAVGDPRQFGVAEVDGAGRVRRLVEKPKEPPSNLALVGVYCFSAAVHEAIAGLSPSWRGELEITDAIQRLIDGGRRVESVELRGWWLDTGKKDDLLEANRVVLDEWVGRRIDGLHDEQSRIEGRVTLEAGAVVERSVVRGPAVIGRGAVVRESFIGPYTSIGEGCRIERSQIEHCVVLAGAVVEGVERLEDSLIGRHAVVRREPGNHRALRLLVGDDAEVAV, encoded by the coding sequence ATGAAGGCGCTGGTGCTGGCCGGGGGCAAGGGGACGAGGCTGCGGCCCGTGACCTACACGCTGCCCAAGCAGCTCGTGCCGGTGGCCAACCGGCCCATCCTGCACTATGTGATGGACCAGATCGCCGACTGCGGGATCCGGGAGGTCGGCGTCATCCTGGCCCCCGAGACGGCCGAGCAGGTGACGGCGGCGCTGGAGGCCAACCCGTGGGGGTTTGAGCTGACGTTCGTGCGGCAGGAGGCACCCCTGGGGCTGGCTCACGCGGTGAAGGTGGCGCGGGGGTTTTTGGGGGACGAGCCGTTCCTCATGTATCTGGGGGACAACCTGGTGGGGGAGCCGGTGCGGCAGGTGGTGGAGCGCTTCCGGGAGCGGGGGGCGGACGCGCTCATCCTGCTGAAGGCGGTGGGCGACCCCCGGCAGTTTGGGGTGGCCGAGGTGGACGGGGCGGGGAGGGTGCGCCGGCTGGTGGAAAAGCCCAAGGAGCCGCCGTCCAACCTGGCGCTTGTGGGGGTGTACTGCTTTTCGGCGGCGGTGCACGAGGCGATAGCGGGCCTGAGCCCGTCGTGGCGGGGCGAACTGGAGATCACGGATGCCATCCAGCGGCTGATTGACGGCGGGCGCCGGGTGGAGAGCGTCGAACTGCGGGGCTGGTGGCTCGACACCGGCAAGAAGGACGACCTGCTCGAGGCCAACCGGGTGGTGCTGGACGAGTGGGTCGGGCGGCGCATCGACGGGCTGCACGACGAACAGAGCCGCATCGAGGGGCGGGTGACGCTCGAGGCGGGCGCGGTGGTGGAGCGCAGCGTGGTGCGGGGGCCGGCGGTGATAGGGCGGGGGGCTGTCGTGCGGGAGAGCTTCATCGGGCCTTACACCAGCATCGGGGAAGGGTGCCGCATCGAACGCAGCCAGATCGAGCACTGCGTGGTGCTGGCGGGGGCCGTGGTCGAAGGGGTGGAACGGCTGGAAGACAGCCTCATCGGGCGCCATGCGGTGGTGCGGCGGGAGCCGGGCAACCACCGGGCGCTGCGGCTGCTGGTGGGGGATGATGCGGAGGTGGCGGTGTGA
- a CDS encoding dTDP-4-dehydrorhamnose 3,5-epimerase family protein, with amino-acid sequence MVVKPLRLVPDARGFLMEMLRADWPEFERFAQAYVTAAYPGVYKAWHRHRRQTDHFVCVKGMARVVLYDPREGSPTRGWVNEFHIGMLNPALLKIPALVYHGFAAEGPEMALIVNFPTELYNYREPDEERLPYDTPLIPYRWPVRHG; translated from the coding sequence GTGGTCGTGAAGCCGCTGCGGCTCGTCCCCGACGCCCGGGGGTTCTTGATGGAGATGCTGCGGGCCGACTGGCCAGAGTTTGAGCGGTTTGCGCAGGCGTACGTGACGGCGGCCTACCCGGGCGTGTACAAGGCGTGGCACCGGCACCGGCGCCAGACGGACCACTTCGTGTGCGTAAAGGGAATGGCGCGGGTGGTGCTGTACGACCCCCGGGAGGGGAGCCCGACCCGGGGGTGGGTCAACGAGTTTCACATCGGGATGCTCAACCCCGCGCTGCTCAAGATCCCCGCTCTGGTCTACCACGGGTTTGCGGCGGAGGGGCCGGAGATGGCCCTCATCGTCAACTTCCCCACTGAGCTTTACAACTACCGGGAGCCGGACGAGGAGCGGCTGCCCTACGACACGCCGCTGATCCCGTACCGGTGGCCGGTGAGGCACGGATGA